Proteins encoded in a region of the Streptomyces akebiae genome:
- a CDS encoding DUF692 domain-containing protein, with translation MEQIAQLGTGIGWRPEIADAVERMAGADGGVDWVEVVAENVCPGHIAESLLRLRERGVTVVPHGVSLGLGGADRPDEQRLRSLAERAEALGAPLVTEHIAFVRAGGALTASPLLEAGHLLPVPRTRDALDVLCENVRIAQDALPVPLALENIAALINWPGEEMTEGQFLYDLVDRTGVRLLIDVANLHTNHVNRGEDPAKALDELPVEAIAYVHVAGGFERDGVWHDSHAHPVPQQVLDVLADLASRIAPPGVLLERDDNFPEPGELERELTAIRGVLEKVEVRGPGKDVREPEKGARETDRGERVPGRKAATARAKAVAETEPAAEAVPVTEAEPAARQRLGLAQAALLSALVAGTPVPEGFDRVRLGVQARALAAKRADVVAKVAPELPEILGSSYRPTFVAYAQGHPMTDGYRRDALSFAEHVLLTGRPEDADVRREVRRWWLERSGPAPLSQRPTARLARATRRVLLRR, from the coding sequence ATGGAGCAGATCGCACAGTTGGGGACGGGGATCGGCTGGCGGCCGGAGATCGCCGACGCCGTGGAGCGCATGGCCGGTGCGGACGGCGGTGTCGACTGGGTCGAGGTCGTCGCCGAGAACGTCTGTCCCGGCCACATCGCCGAGTCGTTGCTGCGCCTGCGCGAGCGGGGCGTCACGGTCGTGCCGCACGGTGTCTCCCTCGGTCTCGGCGGCGCCGACCGCCCCGACGAGCAGCGCCTGCGCTCCCTTGCCGAGCGCGCGGAGGCGTTGGGCGCCCCCCTCGTCACCGAGCACATCGCCTTCGTCCGGGCGGGCGGCGCCCTCACCGCGTCGCCGTTGCTGGAGGCCGGTCACCTGCTGCCGGTGCCGCGCACCCGGGACGCCCTGGACGTGCTGTGCGAGAACGTCCGGATCGCCCAGGACGCGCTGCCGGTGCCGCTCGCGCTGGAGAACATCGCGGCGCTCATCAACTGGCCGGGCGAGGAGATGACCGAGGGGCAGTTCCTCTACGACCTCGTCGACCGCACCGGCGTCCGGCTCCTCATCGACGTGGCGAACCTGCACACCAATCATGTCAACCGGGGCGAGGACCCCGCGAAGGCGCTCGACGAGCTGCCGGTCGAGGCCATCGCGTACGTCCATGTCGCGGGCGGCTTCGAGCGCGACGGGGTCTGGCACGACAGCCACGCCCACCCCGTCCCGCAGCAGGTCCTCGACGTCCTCGCCGACCTCGCCTCCCGGATCGCCCCGCCGGGCGTGCTCCTGGAGCGCGACGACAACTTCCCCGAGCCGGGGGAGCTGGAGCGCGAGCTGACGGCGATCCGGGGTGTGCTGGAGAAGGTGGAGGTGCGGGGCCCCGGCAAGGATGTACGGGAGCCCGAGAAGGGTGCGCGCGAGACCGACAGGGGTGAGCGGGTCCCCGGGCGGAAGGCGGCCACGGCCCGGGCGAAGGCCGTCGCGGAGACCGAGCCCGCCGCCGAGGCCGTACCCGTCACCGAGGCCGAGCCCGCAGCCCGGCAGCGGCTCGGGCTCGCGCAGGCGGCGCTGCTGTCCGCGCTGGTCGCGGGGACCCCGGTGCCCGAGGGGTTCGACCGGGTGCGGCTGGGCGTCCAGGCGCGGGCCCTCGCGGCCAAGCGGGCGGACGTGGTGGCCAAGGTCGCGCCGGAGCTCCCGGAGATCCTCGGATCGTCGTACCGGCCGACCTTTGTCGCGTACGCACAGGGGCACCCGATGACCGACGGTTACCGGCGGGACGCCCTGTCCTTCGCCGAGCACGTGCTGCTCACGGGCCGCCCGGAGGACGCGGACGTCCGGCGCGAGGTGCGCCGCTGGTGGCTGGAGCGATCGGGCCCCGCGCCGCTCTCCCAGCGGCCGACGGCCCGGCTGGCCCGCGCGACCCGCAGGGTCCTGCTACGCCGGTGA